The Heptranchias perlo isolate sHepPer1 chromosome 17, sHepPer1.hap1, whole genome shotgun sequence genome has a segment encoding these proteins:
- the arpc4l gene encoding actin related protein 2/3 complex, subunit 4, like isoform X2, with amino-acid sequence MNVQISLQHETYAWISWATLRPYLNAVRATLQAALCLENFSSQVVERHNKPEVEVRSSKELLLQPLIISRNEKEKVLIEGSINSVRVSIAIKQADEIEKILCHKFMRFMMMRAENFFILRRKAVEGYDISFLITNFHTEQMYKHKLVDFVIHFMEEIDKEVSEMKLSLNARARIVAEEFLKNF; translated from the exons ATGAATGTTCAGATAAGCTTACAACATGAAACATACGCTTGGATTTCATGG GCGACACTCCGTCCGTACCTGAATGCAGTTCGTGCCACGCTTCAAGCAGCACTGTGCCTGGAAAATTTCTCATCACAGGTGGTGGAGCGTCACAATAAACCAGAGGTGGAAGTGAG GAGCAGTAAAGAGCTGCTGTTGCAGCCTTTGATCATCAGCAGGAATGAGAAGGAGAAGGTCCTCATTGAGGGCTCAATAAACTCTGTACGAGTCAGCATTGCGATCAAACAG gCGGATGAGATTGAAAAGATCCTGTGTCATAAATTCATGAGGTTTATGATGATGCGAGCAGAGAATTTCTTCATCCTCCGGAGAAAAGCTGTTGAG GGCTATGACATCAGTTTCCTGATCACCAACTTCCACACTGAACAAATGTACAAACACAAACTGGTTGACTTTGTTATCCACTTCATGGAGGAGATTGACAAGGAAGTCAGTGAAATGAAGCTGTCATTAAATGCCAGAGCTCGCATCGTTGCAGAGGAGTTCCTCAAAAAT TTCTGA
- the arpc4l gene encoding actin related protein 2/3 complex, subunit 4, like isoform X3, whose translation MYSTRVNLQRSPYFSATLRPYLNAVRATLQAALCLENFSSQVVERHNKPEVEVRSSKELLLQPLIISRNEKEKVLIEGSINSVRVSIAIKQADEIEKILCHKFMRFMMMRAENFFILRRKAVEGYDISFLITNFHTEQMYKHKLVDFVIHFMEEIDKEVSEMKLSLNARARIVAEEFLKNF comes from the exons ATGTATAGTACAAGGGTAAACCTGCAACGTTCACCTTATTTCAGT GCGACACTCCGTCCGTACCTGAATGCAGTTCGTGCCACGCTTCAAGCAGCACTGTGCCTGGAAAATTTCTCATCACAGGTGGTGGAGCGTCACAATAAACCAGAGGTGGAAGTGAG GAGCAGTAAAGAGCTGCTGTTGCAGCCTTTGATCATCAGCAGGAATGAGAAGGAGAAGGTCCTCATTGAGGGCTCAATAAACTCTGTACGAGTCAGCATTGCGATCAAACAG gCGGATGAGATTGAAAAGATCCTGTGTCATAAATTCATGAGGTTTATGATGATGCGAGCAGAGAATTTCTTCATCCTCCGGAGAAAAGCTGTTGAG GGCTATGACATCAGTTTCCTGATCACCAACTTCCACACTGAACAAATGTACAAACACAAACTGGTTGACTTTGTTATCCACTTCATGGAGGAGATTGACAAGGAAGTCAGTGAAATGAAGCTGTCATTAAATGCCAGAGCTCGCATCGTTGCAGAGGAGTTCCTCAAAAAT TTCTGA
- the arpc4l gene encoding actin related protein 2/3 complex, subunit 4, like isoform X6: MATLRPYLNAVRATLQAALCLENFSSQVVERHNKPEVEVRSSKELLLQPLIISRNEKEKVLIEGSINSVRVSIAIKQADEIEKILCHKFMRFMMMRAENFFILRRKAVEGYDISFLITNFHTEQMYKHKLVDFVIHFMEEIDKEVSEMKLSLNARARIVAEEFLKNF, encoded by the exons GCGACACTCCGTCCGTACCTGAATGCAGTTCGTGCCACGCTTCAAGCAGCACTGTGCCTGGAAAATTTCTCATCACAGGTGGTGGAGCGTCACAATAAACCAGAGGTGGAAGTGAG GAGCAGTAAAGAGCTGCTGTTGCAGCCTTTGATCATCAGCAGGAATGAGAAGGAGAAGGTCCTCATTGAGGGCTCAATAAACTCTGTACGAGTCAGCATTGCGATCAAACAG gCGGATGAGATTGAAAAGATCCTGTGTCATAAATTCATGAGGTTTATGATGATGCGAGCAGAGAATTTCTTCATCCTCCGGAGAAAAGCTGTTGAG GGCTATGACATCAGTTTCCTGATCACCAACTTCCACACTGAACAAATGTACAAACACAAACTGGTTGACTTTGTTATCCACTTCATGGAGGAGATTGACAAGGAAGTCAGTGAAATGAAGCTGTCATTAAATGCCAGAGCTCGCATCGTTGCAGAGGAGTTCCTCAAAAAT TTCTGA
- the arpc4l gene encoding actin related protein 2/3 complex, subunit 4, like isoform X1 — protein MSFGEGNLPSLDLCDSSPTTMWLTLNCPWIASVATLRPYLNAVRATLQAALCLENFSSQVVERHNKPEVEVRSSKELLLQPLIISRNEKEKVLIEGSINSVRVSIAIKQADEIEKILCHKFMRFMMMRAENFFILRRKAVEGYDISFLITNFHTEQMYKHKLVDFVIHFMEEIDKEVSEMKLSLNARARIVAEEFLKNF, from the exons atgtcctttggggaaggaaacctgccatccttagacttatgtgactccagtcctacaacaatgtggttgactcttaactgcccttggaTAGCATCAGTG GCGACACTCCGTCCGTACCTGAATGCAGTTCGTGCCACGCTTCAAGCAGCACTGTGCCTGGAAAATTTCTCATCACAGGTGGTGGAGCGTCACAATAAACCAGAGGTGGAAGTGAG GAGCAGTAAAGAGCTGCTGTTGCAGCCTTTGATCATCAGCAGGAATGAGAAGGAGAAGGTCCTCATTGAGGGCTCAATAAACTCTGTACGAGTCAGCATTGCGATCAAACAG gCGGATGAGATTGAAAAGATCCTGTGTCATAAATTCATGAGGTTTATGATGATGCGAGCAGAGAATTTCTTCATCCTCCGGAGAAAAGCTGTTGAG GGCTATGACATCAGTTTCCTGATCACCAACTTCCACACTGAACAAATGTACAAACACAAACTGGTTGACTTTGTTATCCACTTCATGGAGGAGATTGACAAGGAAGTCAGTGAAATGAAGCTGTCATTAAATGCCAGAGCTCGCATCGTTGCAGAGGAGTTCCTCAAAAAT TTCTGA
- the arpc4l gene encoding actin related protein 2/3 complex, subunit 4, like isoform X7: MATLRPYLNAVRATLQAALCLENFSSQVVERHNKPEVEVRSSKELLLQPLIISRNEKEKVLIEGSINSVRVSIAIKQADEIEKILCHKFMRFMMMRAENFFILRRKAVEGYDISFLITNFHTEQMYKHKLVDFVIHFMEEIDKEVSEMKLSLNARARIVAEEFLKNF, translated from the exons ATG GCGACACTCCGTCCGTACCTGAATGCAGTTCGTGCCACGCTTCAAGCAGCACTGTGCCTGGAAAATTTCTCATCACAGGTGGTGGAGCGTCACAATAAACCAGAGGTGGAAGTGAG GAGCAGTAAAGAGCTGCTGTTGCAGCCTTTGATCATCAGCAGGAATGAGAAGGAGAAGGTCCTCATTGAGGGCTCAATAAACTCTGTACGAGTCAGCATTGCGATCAAACAG gCGGATGAGATTGAAAAGATCCTGTGTCATAAATTCATGAGGTTTATGATGATGCGAGCAGAGAATTTCTTCATCCTCCGGAGAAAAGCTGTTGAG GGCTATGACATCAGTTTCCTGATCACCAACTTCCACACTGAACAAATGTACAAACACAAACTGGTTGACTTTGTTATCCACTTCATGGAGGAGATTGACAAGGAAGTCAGTGAAATGAAGCTGTCATTAAATGCCAGAGCTCGCATCGTTGCAGAGGAGTTCCTCAAAAAT TTCTGA
- the arpc4l gene encoding actin related protein 2/3 complex, subunit 4, like isoform X4, translated as MFWATLRPYLNAVRATLQAALCLENFSSQVVERHNKPEVEVRSSKELLLQPLIISRNEKEKVLIEGSINSVRVSIAIKQADEIEKILCHKFMRFMMMRAENFFILRRKAVEGYDISFLITNFHTEQMYKHKLVDFVIHFMEEIDKEVSEMKLSLNARARIVAEEFLKNF; from the exons ATGTTTTGG GCGACACTCCGTCCGTACCTGAATGCAGTTCGTGCCACGCTTCAAGCAGCACTGTGCCTGGAAAATTTCTCATCACAGGTGGTGGAGCGTCACAATAAACCAGAGGTGGAAGTGAG GAGCAGTAAAGAGCTGCTGTTGCAGCCTTTGATCATCAGCAGGAATGAGAAGGAGAAGGTCCTCATTGAGGGCTCAATAAACTCTGTACGAGTCAGCATTGCGATCAAACAG gCGGATGAGATTGAAAAGATCCTGTGTCATAAATTCATGAGGTTTATGATGATGCGAGCAGAGAATTTCTTCATCCTCCGGAGAAAAGCTGTTGAG GGCTATGACATCAGTTTCCTGATCACCAACTTCCACACTGAACAAATGTACAAACACAAACTGGTTGACTTTGTTATCCACTTCATGGAGGAGATTGACAAGGAAGTCAGTGAAATGAAGCTGTCATTAAATGCCAGAGCTCGCATCGTTGCAGAGGAGTTCCTCAAAAAT TTCTGA